A stretch of DNA from Paenibacillus albus:
CTGAAGATATTTTGAAACATGTATATGCCGACGATTCACAAGGCGAAGGAGGACGCTAACATGCCGAAGATGGACTATATTGATGCGATCCGCCTCGCAATGAAGGAAGAAATGGAACGCGACGAGAACGTGTTCGTTCTGGGGGAAGACGTTGGCTATAAAGGCGGCGTGTTCACAACGACCAAAGGACTGCTCGCGCAGTTCGGCGAGGAGCGCGTGCTTGATACACCTCTTGCTGAATCTGCGATTGCCGGCGTAGCAATCGGAGCGGCGATGTACGGCATGAAGCCGATCGCCGAAATGCAGTATTCCGACTTCATGTTCCCGGCAACGAACCAGATCATCAGCGAAGCGGCGAAGATCCGCTATCGTTCGAATAACGATTGGGACTGCCCGATCGTCATCCGTGCTCCGATTGGCGGCGGCATCTTCGGCGGCCTGTACCACTCGCAATGCCCGGAGTCGGTCTTCTTCGGGACACCAGGACTTAAGATTGTAGCTCCGTACACGGCGTATGATGCAAAGGGTTTGCTCAAAGCGGCGGTTCGCGACCCAGACCCGGTTCTCTTCTTCGAGAATAAGAAGTGCTACAAGCTTGTTTCGGGAGATGTGCCGGAAGACGATTATATCGTTCCGATCGGCAAATCGAATGTCCTGCGCGAAGGCGACGATATTACAGTCATCAGCTACAGCTTGCCGCTGCATTTCATTATGGAAGCAGCCGAGGAGCTTGAAGCAGAAGGCATTACCGCGCATGTGGTCGATCTTCGTTCGCTGCAGCCGCTTGATACGAACGGCATTCTTACTGCTGCCCGCCGTACGGGCAAAGTACTTATCATTCATGAAGATAATAAATTCGGCGGCATCGGCGCTGAGGTTTCGGCCATCATCGCAGAAGAAATGCTCTATGAGCTGGATGCGCCAATTATGCGTCTATGCGGTCCTGATGTTCCGCCAATGCCGATCAACCCGCCGGGCGAGAAATTCTTTATGCTCAATAAAGATAAAGTAAAAGACGCGATGAAGAAACTCGCGCTCTATTAGGATATTGGGAAAGCAAAGCTCTAACTTGAAACATGTAAGGAGTGGTCGGATTGAAGAAAGTGACGGAAGTCATCATGCCGCAACTCGCAGAATCACTCGTCTCCGCAACCATCGACAAATGGCTGAAGCAACCGGGCGATGTCATCGACATGTACGAGCCGATCTGTGAAATTGTCACCGATAAAGTAAACGCTGAACTGCCCTCGACCATTCAAGGGAAGCTGGTTCAAATATTAGTCGGCGCTGGCGAGACGGTACCTGTCGGTACGCCGGTTTGTCTGATTGAAATCGAGGAAGAAGGAGCCGGTGATGCGACTTCGGCTCCTGCTCCTTCGGCGCAGCAAACCACTGCAGCTCCGCAACAAAGCAATGTTGGCAGCAACGAGCGAGCAGCTGTGCGCGCGCAGGGCGCAGCTTCGGAAGCATCTGGAGACGGTAACGATAGCATGCGCTATCGTTACTCGCCGGCGGTGCAGCAGTTGGCGGCCGAGCACGGAATCAATTTGTCCCACATCCAAGGGACAGGCATCGGCGGACGGATTACGCGCAAGGATGTGCTTGAATACGTTGCGTCCGGTCGCGGAGCGAGCGCTCCTGCGGCTCCTAGCGTGAGCAGTGCGACGGTTCAGCCGCAGCAGCAGAATTATGTTTCGAAGGATCCGGTTCGTTCGACAGGACTTCATCTGTCGGAGACGCCGCGCATTCCGAAAGTAGAGATCGAAGGCCAGCAAGTGCCGGGACGCAGCGAATATTTCATCGATGTAACTCCTGTACGCAATGCAATTGCGCGTAATATGCGCCAGAGCGTCACCGAAATTCCGCATGCTTGGATGATGATGGAAGTTGATGTGACTGACCTCGTCAGCCTCCGCAATAAGCTGAAGGATGACTTCAAGAAGCGCGAAGGCGTGAACCTTACTTACCTCGCATTCTGGGTCAAAGCGGTCGTGAATGCAATTAAAGATTTCCCGATCATGAACTCGGTCTGGGCGGTCGACAAAATCATCGTCAAGCGCGACATTCATATTGGCCTTGCGGTCGGTACGGAAGACGCGGTGAAGGTGCCGGTTATCAAGAACGCGGACCAGAAGAACATTGCCGGTCTTGCTCGCGAGATTGAAGATCTGGCGCGTAAAACACGCGATGGCAAGCTGACGCTCTCCGATATGGATGGCGGCACATTCACAGTGAACAATACGGGTTCGTTCGGTTCGATCTTATCGTACCCAATCATTAACTACCCGCAGGCTGCGATTGTCACTTGCGAATCCATCGTGAAGCGTCCTGTCGTCATTAACGATATGATTGCGGTTCGTTCGATGGCGAACATCTGCTTGTCGCTCGACCATCGGATTCTGGACGGTGTCATCTGCGGACGATTCTTGCAGCGTGTGAAAGAAAATCTCGAAGGCTTCAATCTGGAAAGCACGAAGCTGTATTAGAAAGAGGCTGAGGCACAAATGACAACGAACGTGAAGACGATCGATGTTCACTATATTCCGATGGTGGGATATGCCGAAGCTTGGGATATGCAAAAAAACTACGTGAAACAGATCGACAAGGAGGAGCGACGTGAAACGCTGCTCCTTCTTCAGCATCCGCCGACCTATACGATCGGCTCACAGAAGCATCCCGAGCATCTGCTTTATTCCGAGGAAGAATTGGCAAAACGCGGAATCGGTGTATTTCAGATCGATCGCGGAGGAGATATTACTTATCATGGGCCAGGCCAGCTTGTGGGCTACCCGCTCTTTTATTTGGATGGGGCGAATCTAGATTTGCATGGCTACCTAAGGCAGCTGGAGCAGGCTATTATTGAATGGTTAGCTACATATGGTATTGAAGGTGGGCGTAAACCTGAATATACAGGCGTGTGGGTTGGCGATGAGAAGATTGCCGCAATTGGCGTGAAGTTTAATAAAGCAAGGACTCGCCGCGGGTTCGTGACGAGTCATGGTTTTGCGCTCAATGTGAGTGCGGGCATCGCGCAGGATGGCTTTCGCGGCATAATCCCGTGTGGTATTCAGGAGTATGCCGTCACTTCATTCGCTGATTTGACAGGCAAGCACCTGAGTGTTGAGCAGGCTGCGCTGGAGCTTACCCCTTTTATCTGCAAGCAATTTGGGCTTGAAGTGAAAGAAGCAGCAGGCGGACTATTCGAACATCCAGCCGACACCGACGAGAAGCGTGGATAGCAGCATTGCAGCAATAAGAACCCAGATGAAAACTTTAATAAACGGATTGGAAGAACGCATGTGAGCATGCTCCTTTCGTACAGAATAAATAAGACGTTAATGTACATTGTAAACGAAAATGATGGACGGAGGAAAGCCGATGATTAATGAGAAGCGTATTGTTGAGGAATTTATGGAGCTTGTCCGCGTGGACAGCGAAACGAAGAATGAGCGTCAAATCTGTGATGTGCTTACGAAAAAGCTGATCGAGCTTGGTTTGACGGTGGAAGAGGACAACGCTGCCAGCATTACGGGGCACGGAGCCGGCAACTTGATCGCGATGCTTCCAGCGAACGGACGTGAGGATGCACCGGTTATTTTCTTCACTTCCCATATGGACACGGTAACGCCAGGTCAAGGCATTAAGCCGCAAGTAGATGAGGATGGCTACATCCGAAGCGATGGTACGACGATTCTCGGCAGCGACGATAAGGCGGGGCTGGCTGCGATGTTCGAGATGGTTCGCGTATTGAAGGAGAACAATATCCCACATGGCCCGATTCAGTTCGTCATCACCGTCGGTGAGGAGAGTGGACTTGTTGGCGCAGCAGCGCTGGATAGCTCGAAGCTGAAGGCGAAGTTCGGCTTTGCGCTTGATTCGAACGGTCCGATTGGCGATATTGCCGTAGCAGCGCCTTCCCAAATGAAAATTACGATCAAAATCTATGGCAAATCCGCACACGCCGGCGTTAACCCGGAAGACGGCATCAGCGCGATTCAAGTAGCGGGCAAAGCGATTTCGCGCATGAAGCTTGGCCGCATTGATCATGAGACAACAGCCAATATCGGACGTTTCGAAGGCGGCGGCGCAACGAATATCGTGTGCGACTACGTGAAGCTCGACGCTGAGGCGCGCAGTATCGTCATGGAGAAGCTCGATAAACAAGTCGAACAGATGCGTGAAGCCGTTGAGGCGGTCGTAGCGGAGTATGGAGCAAAAGCTGAATTCGAAGCTAAGCTGATGTACCCATCGTTCAACTTCAACGATGGCGATCCGGTTGTTGAACTTGCAAAAGCGGCGATTGAGAAGATCGGCAGAACGCCGAAGCTGTTCCATTCCGGCGGTGGCAGCGATGCGAATGTCTTCAACGGACATGGCGTTCCGACGGTTAACCTCGCGATTGGTTACGAGCATATTCATACGACGAAAGAGCAAATTAAAGTGGCGGATCTTGTGAAGACAGCTGAGCTCACAGTATCGATTGTGGAACAGGCTGCGAAGCAGAAAGCGTAAGCAATAGTAAAAGGGGTTACCTGCCGCAGCAGCGATCGCGTTCGATCGACTTTTGCAGCAAGGCAGCCCCTTTGTCTTTATGCGGAGTGGTAAGATTTAATATGCGCCTTAATTTGCGGACTGTAAGTATTCACGAAGCGTGCGGCTAGGTTGAAGCGCTGCGAGTCCGGATTTAGTGCTGGATTTGGCCAGCAGCTTCAGCTGATGCTTGATTTCCCATGCTTTGCCGACGAGCGCCAGTTGGTTTTGTTTCGTATATTGTTTCATACTCTATCTCCCCTTTTTGCTATACTTGATAGATAGATATGAGAGAGTTGCCTGCCTTATGCATACAAATCGAAGGAGACGATGTAAAGATGCTGGAGAAAACGGAGCAATACCGCGAAGTGACTGTGAAGACAGAACCGATTTTTGAGGGGAAAATCATTTCGCTGCAAGTGGATACGATTCAATTGCCTAATGGTGGAACAGCTACGCGTGAGATCGTCAGACATCCCGGTGCTGCTGCAGTGCTCGCGTTAATCGATGATAAAATGCTCGTCGTTGAACAGTACCGCAAGCCGATGGAGAAGTTCCAAATCGAAATTCCGGCGGGCAAGCTTGATGCCGGTGAAGATCCGATGGTTGCTGCAGGTCGTGAGCTGGAGGAAGAAACGGGTTATCGTGCAGGCAAGCTGCGTCCTCTGAGCGCATTCTATACATCGCCGGGCTTTGCAGATGAGAAGCTCTATATCTACATCGCTGAGGATCTCGTGAAGGGTGAAAGCGCTCCGGATGAGGATGAGTTTCTGGCGGTTGAGGCGATAACTTTCGAGCAGGCGCAGCAATATATAAGGGAAGAACGGATTAGCGATGCGAAGACGATTCTTGCTGTATATGCATGGCACATCTATAGGCTGACAGGAGAAATTTAATGAGTAAGCAGGAGGATGGAGGCTTGCAGCGAATATTTGTTGACCTTCATTTGCATATAGGCCGAACCGAGAGGGGAGAGCCTGTTAAGATTAGCGGCAGTCGTGATTTGACCTTTCGCAATATCGCTCATGAGGCAGCGGTGCGCAAGGGGATTCAGCTTCTAGGCGTGATCGATTGTCATTCTCCAGGGGTGCAAAAGGATATTGTAGTGCTCCTAGAGTCCGGCGAAATGACGGAAATTAGCGGCGGCGGAATTAAGTATCGAGATGTAACAATCTTGCTTGGTGCGGAGATTGAAGTTCGCGATGCGGGATTCGGAACGGCTCATCATCTTGCGTTTATGCCTGATTTAGCAGCGATGCAGTCGTTAACCGCTTGGATGAGCAAGCATATGAAAAATGTGCAGCTCAGCTCGCAGCGGCTATATGTATTAAGTCGAGAGCTTCAAGAGGAAGTGAAGAAGCGCGGGGGCTTGTTTATACCTGCGCATATTTTCACACCGCATAAGAGCTTGTTTGGCAGCTGCTCGGATCATCTTAGTGATACGCTGGACCCTGCGCTTGTCGACGCTGTGGAGCTTGGTTTAAGTTCGGACAGCGAGATGGCGGGCTATATTCCGGATCTTGATCGTTATCCGTTCTTGACCAATTCCGATGCCCATTCTCTTGCGAAGATCGGCAGAGAATACAATGAGCTGCTGCTTCGAGAGCCATCCTTCGCCGAGCTGAAGCTTGCGCTTGAGGGGGCTGAGGGGCGGGGCATCACGGCAAATTACGGGCTGAACCCCGTGCTCGGCAAGTATCATCGCACGTATTGCGTCAATTGCGGCTCGCTCGTGGAAGAGCGGCTGGACGCGGAGCGCTGCTTGCAATGTGGTAGCTTGAAGCAGGTTCGCGGCGTGTTCGATCGCATTCTGGAGCTGGCGGAGCAGGCCGGCCGCGAGCAGCCTTATGTGCCGGCAGATCGCCCGCGCTACGTGTATCAAGTCCCGCTGGAGTTCATCCCTGGACTTGGCAAAGTAAAGCTGGCCAAGCTGCTGGAGGCGTTCGGGACGGAGATGAAAATCATCCACGACGTTCCTGAAGAAGCGATAGCTGCGATCGCCGGCGTGCCCGCCGCCGCGATCATCGCCAGCGCGCGCCACGGCACGCTGCAGCTGGAAGCAGGCGGCGGTGGCAAGTATGGCAAGGTGAGTGCGGAGCAGTAAGGGAGCGTTTCTGGTTTGTGTTTCGTTTTTGTGTATTAAGTTTTTTGTGTTCGGGGTTTCAAGGTTTCCAGGTGCACAGCACTATCCCATCCAGCGAAGCTGTCTGCCGAGCGTCCGCCGCAGGTGAATGCGCTGAGAGCGACTTTGGTGCGAAGCACCACGGGAGCGCTCAGCGCATCGCCTGCGAAGCAGCGAGCATGCAGCATGCATAACAGGCGAAGCAGGTTTTTCTCTTTGCCCCACCACCAAGGTGGATGGCAAGGGGGCCAAGCGGAGGCGTAGGCATTCCGAATGAGAGCGACTTTGGTGCGAAGCACCACGGGAGCACTCATCGGAATGGCTGGTCCGCAGCGTGCCGGGGCCCCCTTGTCATACACCACCCAGCTTGTTCATATTCTATACCATTCGGACTTTTTGGAGGTATGGGATATGCGTTCATCTGCAATGCAGCCGATGATGAGAGAACAGTTGAATTTATATATTTTTGTCTCCGTCCTATTCGCGGTTGGCGTCGTCTTCGGCGCTTTGCTTGTGAATGCGCTGACTCTGGATCAGCAGCAGGATCTTGCCGGCGATGTGCAGCAATTTATCGGCCGGATTCAAGATGGGACGATGCTGAGCGGTACCGAGTCGTTCTGGGATCGGGCTTGGTTTCACGCCAAGTGGCTGCTGCTCGTATGGGTGCTTGGGCTTACTGTTGTCGGCATGCCGCTCGTGCTGGCGCTCGATTTCCTCAAAGGTGTGCTCCTCGGCTTCGCAGTAGGCACGCTCGTGCAGCAGTTCGCGTGGAAAGGGCTCATCTTCTCGCTGGCTTCCGTTGCACCGGCGAACCTTATCGCGATTCCGGCTTTCATAATCGCCAGCGTATCTGCGGTATCCTTCACGCTGTATATTGTAAAGAACCGGCTGCTTAGCCGATTCGGCAATCTGAGTCAGCCGCTTGTGCGCTATGTCGTGCAGACTGCGATGATGCTCGTGCTGCTGCTCGGAGCTGCGGTGATCGAGTCTTATCTTACGCCATTGCTGCTGCAGTGGGCTGCCCCGCTCGTTCATGGAGCCAGCGCTGGATTGTAATGATTCTAAAAAAAATTGACTTTGCTCCTGACGAGCACCTATAATAAAATCAAACCGATTCTGGTGATGGCACTAGTTGTACTGGTAGGAGGGGAAGCCATGGAAGAATCCCGGATTGACAAAATAAAACAGCAGCTCCAGTCACAGGGGTACAAGCTTACCCCGCAGCGTGAAGCGACAGTACGTGTGCTTCTGGAGAACGAAGAGGATCATCTCAGCGCTGAAGATGTATTTATGCTCGTTAAGGATAAAGCGCCAGAGATCGGCCTTGCGACCGTTTATCGGACACTTGAACTGTTAAGCGAGCTTCATGTCGTAGAGAAGATGAATTTCGGCGATGGGGTTGCAAGATACGACCTGAGGGCCGATAACAATAAGCACCATCATCATCACCTCATTTGTGTTCAATGCGGAACTATGAGCGAAATCTTAGAAGATTGGCTTGGACCGCTTGAGGAACGGCTTGAGAAGGAATACGGCTTCACTGTTGTGGATCACCGCCTCGATTTCCAAGGCGTGTGCGCAAGCTGCAAGGCAAAGAACGATAGTTCGAAACCCGAACAACAATAACTCCCTTCTGCAGTGCAGGTAGCATGAGTTTCATGCTAACTCTGCACTGCTCCCGAAGGGAGTTTTTTGTTCTGCTTTATTTTGCTTCTGCGCTGCTTTATTCTGCTTCTACGATGCAGTATCTACTATTTAGTACGTCGACGTCGACCCGCTGAACGAACACGCGCAGCAGCGCTGGCACCGTTGTCTGCAACTGCAGCAGCATCGTCGAGCTGAATTAATCCGTAGCCCTGCGTGCGTTTGGCGTAGCTCGATAGCTTCTTCGACGTATTGCGGAGCCGCTGCGCGATGCCATATGGCGTGATGCTCGGGTGGAGCGACTTCAAGAGCGCCGCTCCGCCTGCGACATGGGGACTTGCCATACTGGTGCCTGAGAGAACTTGGTAGCCGCCGCCGGGCCAGGTCGACTTGATGTAGCTGCCTGGTGCTGTCACGTCAATGCCGTAGCCGCGGCTGCTGTAGTTAGCGATCTTCCCGCCGCGCGTTGAGGCTGCTACAGCGAGGGCATCCGTATACCTTGCAGGCTGGTCAATTCGTCCGCCGACCGTGCCATTATTGCCTGCTGATGCAACGATGAGGATGCCGTTCTTGCGCGCACGCTGAACCGCTTCCTTCAATGCGCTGCTCGTTTCACCTTCGAGTCCAAGACTCATATTGATGATCGGAATGCCCTTCTTGATGCACCAATCGATCCCTTTAATGATGTCGGATACATATCCCGCGCCATTCGCGTCCAACGCTTTAATGGCATATAAGCTTGCCCGCGGCGCAACGCCCGGTCTCTTGGAAGATCCAGTACCTGCGGCAATGCCCGCGACGTGTGTTCCGTGCCCATTGTCATCGTAATACGAAGAACCGCCCATCGTATTCACGCCTCCGGTTATGCGCAGATCGGAGTGCTTTGCAATGCCTGTATCGATAATGGCGATACCCGCGCCTTTGCCGCGAGTGGTCGACCAAACCTTCGACGCTCCGATCTGGGAGAGGTTCCACGGCGTGGTGCTGGTGCTGGAGTCCGATGATACAGATGTGCGGCGGCCCTTTACATGAACGCTTTTTGTTTGGACTCGTTTACGCGTATAGGGAGCTGGTTGCTTGCGTGCTGTCTTTCTCTTGCCGCTTACGTTGCTCGGCACAAAGCCATGCGCATGGATTTTGAAGTCGGGCTCCACATAGCTAATGTTCGGATGCTGGGCGAGTGACTTCAGCTGCTCGGTTCTACGGCTGTCCAAATGGCAGCAGATGACACGGCTCTTTTGGATGCTTCTCACCGGGCGGATGCCGTACTTAGACAGCTCTTCCATACATTGTTTATAATCGGAGTCACGCTTGAAACCGATTAATTTGCGCGACGTATACCCGGTTGACTTGCTCTTTGAGCAGCTGAGCAGCAGCCGTTCCACATTTGGCAAAGAGGCTCCTCCTTTTTGGCAGTAGACGTTCCTGCAACTTGGACCTCGACTTGAACTTTTACTTGAACTTTGAATTTGCGGATCTTGCGGCATAATCGTTACTTCTAATGTATGGAGACATTCGTACAAGGGCATGGGTAGACGCTGACCTTACGTACATATTTTTAGGCATGTAAGGTAAACGTATCATGGAGGACTGTCAACCCGTCCTCTGCCTGCATATGAAGAAGCAAGGAGTAGGAGAGGGAGTGCGCATATGATTATCGGAGTTCCCAAAGAAATCAAGTCAAGTGAGTACAGGGTTGCTCTGACCCCGGCTGGAGCGGGAATGCTGAAGGCTGCCGGGCATGAAGTGTTGGTGGAAGCAGGCGCAGGTGTCGGCAGCAGCTTCACGGATGACGCCTACACCGCAGAAGGTGCAACGATTATTGATGATGTCAAAGAGGTCTGGGCGCGTGCGGGCATGATTATGAAAGTAAAAGAGCCGCTGCCAGAAGAGTTCGGCTATTTCCATGATGGGCTGCTGCTGTTCACGTATTTACATCTTGCCGCTGCGCCGGAGCTTACTAAAGCACTGGTCGAGAAAGGCGTATCGGGAGTCGCATACGAAACGATTCAGATGCCAAATGGCAGTCTTCCGCTTCTGACACCGATGAGCGAGGTAGCTGGGCGTATGGCCGTTCAGGTTGGGTCGCAATTTCTTGAAGCGTTTTATGGCGGCCGAGGCATTCTGCTTGGCGGTGTTCCAGGCGTTCCGCCTGCGGAAGTCATTATTCTCGGCGGGGGCATTGTCGGCACGAATGCCGCGCGTATTGCGCTTGGCATGGGCGCGAGCGTCGTCATCTTGGAGCGCAGCGCGGATCGGATGCGTTATATTGATGAAGTATTCAGCGGACGAATTCGGACGCTGATGTCTAATCCTTATAACATTGCATGCGCGGTGAAGAAAGCGGATTTGCTTATTGGAGCAGTACTTATTCCTGGTGCTCGCGCACCTCATTTGGTTACAGAAGAGATGGTCCAAACAATGAAGAAAGGCGCTGTCATCGTTGACGTTGCAGTCGACCAAGGCGGTACTATTGCAACGATTGATCGTGTGACGACGCACAAGGATCCGGTCTATGAGAAGCATGGCGTGCTTCATTATGCGGTTGCGAACATGCCGGGTGCGGTTCCACGCACTTCAACGCTCGCGTTGACCAATGTGACGATTCCTTATGCGCTTGAGCTTGCTGGAAAAGGGCTGGATGATGCCGTTCGAGCGAATGAACCGCTGCGCAAAGGCGTGAACACGTACAAAGGCCGCGTTACTCATCCACAAGTGGCATCGGCTGTTAATATGCCGTTTATCAGCATGGAGCAGCTGCTCGAGAGCGTTGCTTTTGACAAACTGAGCTAGTACCCAATCCAAACCAGCCTACCTCAGCTATGCATGTTTTGACCTATGAACTCATAAGGTGTTGTAGAGGACAACTCCCTGAGGACGGTTCATGGAGAGGGGCATAGAGTGCATGGTTGTGTCGGTTCGCAGATGGTTAAGACGGGTTTTGTTCGTGCTGCTGCTTTGCATTTTCACGATTACGATGTATGGCGGCTGTCGGTTTATTGCAGTTTGGATCACGCCGCAGGACCCGTACCGCGTTCCGCAAGGGCAGGCGCTTAAAGTATTCCAGCACGATGATTATCAAGATAATGGAAGCAGTGTTTATGAACGGCTGCGGCTGTTTTATTGGTATGGAGAATAGGTGAGTAAGTTATTCGACAAAAATGGTTTCCTTTGGCAGGAGAAATCGCAGCGATTGTGGAATATAGCAGGATAACCTGCTAAGCTGTAGATCCGGGAAAGGACCGACCTATGAGAGCGCATCTGAGAACATTTATTCAGTTTTTACGGGAACGACGTAGGCTATCCACGAATACTTTAGACTCCTACGAGCGTGATTTGTCGAATTTCATTGAATATGTCCAAACCCAAGGCGTGACGCAAGTGGCCGATATCCAAAAGCACCATCTGTCTCTGTACATGCTTCAATTGAAGCAGCAAGGGAGGGCGGTTGCAACGATGTCCAGGCACCTCGTGTCTATTCGCGCCTTTTTTCATTTTTTGATTACGGAACGGCATGTACAGTCGGATCCCTCCATTCATCTGGAATCGCCTAAGCAGGAGAAGAAGCTGCCGAAGGTGCTCTCAATAGATGATGTAGAGAAGCTGCTTACTGCACCTGATACGAGCAACAATGCCGGCATTCGCGATTCTGCGATGCTTGAAGTGCTTTATGCAACGGGGATCCGAGTGTCTGAACTTATTGCGTTAAACTGTGATCATATTAACTTGTCGCTCGGGTTCATAAGGTGTATGGGCGCTGCCGACAAAGAGCGGATTGTTCCCTTTGGAGCAGTAGCTGCGGAGGCGCTCAACACGTACATAAATGAGGTTAGGGACAAGCTGCTGAAACAGGACAAAGTGGAGCAGGCGCTGTTTCTGAATTTGCAAGGAGCACGAATTACGAGGCAGGGCTTCTGGAAAATAATTAAGAAATACGCTGCGGAAGCTAACATCGTCAGCGATATAACCCCTCATACGCTGCGACACTCTTTTGCCGCTCATTTGCTGGAGAATGGAGCCGATTTGCGTTCCGTACAGGAGATGCTTGGACATGCCGACATCTCCACGACGCAGGTGTACGTCGGGCTGACGAAGCCGCGTATCAAAGAGGTGTACAACCTCGCGCACCCGCGAGCAAGAATGAAATAAACGAAACACGGAGTGATACTAGCGATGAAATTTGAACGAATTGCCGTTATTGTGCTCGATAGCGTTGGCATTGGCGAGCTGCCGGATGCGCCGGCCTTCGGGGATGTAGGCTCTCATACACTTGGGCACATTTTGAGAGAAGTTCCCTCACTTGCGCTTCCGAATATGCGCAGTTGGGGCCTTGACCGCATTGCGGAGCTTAGCAACTGGAAGCCGGAAGGCGATGCGAAGTCCTATTATGGGAAGATGGCTGAAGTATCT
This window harbors:
- a CDS encoding alpha-ketoacid dehydrogenase subunit beta, with amino-acid sequence MPKMDYIDAIRLAMKEEMERDENVFVLGEDVGYKGGVFTTTKGLLAQFGEERVLDTPLAESAIAGVAIGAAMYGMKPIAEMQYSDFMFPATNQIISEAAKIRYRSNNDWDCPIVIRAPIGGGIFGGLYHSQCPESVFFGTPGLKIVAPYTAYDAKGLLKAAVRDPDPVLFFENKKCYKLVSGDVPEDDYIVPIGKSNVLREGDDITVISYSLPLHFIMEAAEELEAEGITAHVVDLRSLQPLDTNGILTAARRTGKVLIIHEDNKFGGIGAEVSAIIAEEMLYELDAPIMRLCGPDVPPMPINPPGEKFFMLNKDKVKDAMKKLALY
- a CDS encoding dihydrolipoamide acetyltransferase family protein — protein: MPQLAESLVSATIDKWLKQPGDVIDMYEPICEIVTDKVNAELPSTIQGKLVQILVGAGETVPVGTPVCLIEIEEEGAGDATSAPAPSAQQTTAAPQQSNVGSNERAAVRAQGAASEASGDGNDSMRYRYSPAVQQLAAEHGINLSHIQGTGIGGRITRKDVLEYVASGRGASAPAAPSVSSATVQPQQQNYVSKDPVRSTGLHLSETPRIPKVEIEGQQVPGRSEYFIDVTPVRNAIARNMRQSVTEIPHAWMMMEVDVTDLVSLRNKLKDDFKKREGVNLTYLAFWVKAVVNAIKDFPIMNSVWAVDKIIVKRDIHIGLAVGTEDAVKVPVIKNADQKNIAGLAREIEDLARKTRDGKLTLSDMDGGTFTVNNTGSFGSILSYPIINYPQAAIVTCESIVKRPVVINDMIAVRSMANICLSLDHRILDGVICGRFLQRVKENLEGFNLESTKLY
- the lipB gene encoding lipoyl(octanoyl) transferase LipB, encoding MTTNVKTIDVHYIPMVGYAEAWDMQKNYVKQIDKEERRETLLLLQHPPTYTIGSQKHPEHLLYSEEELAKRGIGVFQIDRGGDITYHGPGQLVGYPLFYLDGANLDLHGYLRQLEQAIIEWLATYGIEGGRKPEYTGVWVGDEKIAAIGVKFNKARTRRGFVTSHGFALNVSAGIAQDGFRGIIPCGIQEYAVTSFADLTGKHLSVEQAALELTPFICKQFGLEVKEAAGGLFEHPADTDEKRG
- the prli42 gene encoding stressosome-associated protein Prli42: MRSSNPFIKVFIWVLIAAMLLSTLLVGVGWMFE
- a CDS encoding M20/M25/M40 family metallo-hydrolase, which encodes MINEKRIVEEFMELVRVDSETKNERQICDVLTKKLIELGLTVEEDNAASITGHGAGNLIAMLPANGREDAPVIFFTSHMDTVTPGQGIKPQVDEDGYIRSDGTTILGSDDKAGLAAMFEMVRVLKENNIPHGPIQFVITVGEESGLVGAAALDSSKLKAKFGFALDSNGPIGDIAVAAPSQMKITIKIYGKSAHAGVNPEDGISAIQVAGKAISRMKLGRIDHETTANIGRFEGGGATNIVCDYVKLDAEARSIVMEKLDKQVEQMREAVEAVVAEYGAKAEFEAKLMYPSFNFNDGDPVVELAKAAIEKIGRTPKLFHSGGGSDANVFNGHGVPTVNLAIGYEHIHTTKEQIKVADLVKTAELTVSIVEQAAKQKA
- the mciZ gene encoding Z-ring formation inhibitor MciZ, whose product is MKQYTKQNQLALVGKAWEIKHQLKLLAKSSTKSGLAALQPSRTLREYLQSAN
- a CDS encoding NUDIX hydrolase, encoding MLEKTEQYREVTVKTEPIFEGKIISLQVDTIQLPNGGTATREIVRHPGAAAVLALIDDKMLVVEQYRKPMEKFQIEIPAGKLDAGEDPMVAAGRELEEETGYRAGKLRPLSAFYTSPGFADEKLYIYIAEDLVKGESAPDEDEFLAVEAITFEQAQQYIREERISDAKTILAVYAWHIYRLTGEI
- a CDS encoding endonuclease Q family protein, with product MSKQEDGGLQRIFVDLHLHIGRTERGEPVKISGSRDLTFRNIAHEAAVRKGIQLLGVIDCHSPGVQKDIVVLLESGEMTEISGGGIKYRDVTILLGAEIEVRDAGFGTAHHLAFMPDLAAMQSLTAWMSKHMKNVQLSSQRLYVLSRELQEEVKKRGGLFIPAHIFTPHKSLFGSCSDHLSDTLDPALVDAVELGLSSDSEMAGYIPDLDRYPFLTNSDAHSLAKIGREYNELLLREPSFAELKLALEGAEGRGITANYGLNPVLGKYHRTYCVNCGSLVEERLDAERCLQCGSLKQVRGVFDRILELAEQAGREQPYVPADRPRYVYQVPLEFIPGLGKVKLAKLLEAFGTEMKIIHDVPEEAIAAIAGVPAAAIIASARHGTLQLEAGGGGKYGKVSAEQ
- the spoIIM gene encoding stage II sporulation protein M, with product MRSSAMQPMMREQLNLYIFVSVLFAVGVVFGALLVNALTLDQQQDLAGDVQQFIGRIQDGTMLSGTESFWDRAWFHAKWLLLVWVLGLTVVGMPLVLALDFLKGVLLGFAVGTLVQQFAWKGLIFSLASVAPANLIAIPAFIIASVSAVSFTLYIVKNRLLSRFGNLSQPLVRYVVQTAMMLVLLLGAAVIESYLTPLLLQWAAPLVHGASAGL
- the fur gene encoding ferric iron uptake transcriptional regulator: MEESRIDKIKQQLQSQGYKLTPQREATVRVLLENEEDHLSAEDVFMLVKDKAPEIGLATVYRTLELLSELHVVEKMNFGDGVARYDLRADNNKHHHHHLICVQCGTMSEILEDWLGPLEERLEKEYGFTVVDHRLDFQGVCASCKAKNDSSKPEQQ